Sequence from the uncultured Fibrobacter sp. genome:
GTTCTCTTGGAATAGTGTGCTGCCGTTTGCGCTTGCCATCCTTTGCATGTTCCTCTCGAATTTTTCGGCTTGCCTCCAGTGGAAACTGCTGCTCGAAAAGCAGGGTGTGAAACTTTCGTATTGGCGCCTGCTCAAGCTGTACTATGTTGGGCTGTTCTTCAACAACTTCATGCCGGGCAATGTCGGCGGCGACGTGAAGAAGGTGTACGACATCCGCATGCAGGGCGGGCAAGATACCGTGGGGGCCGGGCTTACGGCGACGTTCTTCGACCGGTTGTTCGGGCTCTTCTTTATTACTTTGTTTGCTATTGCGGTGGGCTTGCTGTTCTTTATGCACGATGCGGCGCAGCGCGCCTTCATGTGGCCATCCCTTTGGATTTTCTTTGGGTTCTGCGTGCTGTTCGCTTCGCTGTTCAGCCGCCGTCTGGGGCTTTTGCTCAATAAGATTCTTTGCCGAATCCTTCCCGAAAAGATTGGACTCCGGTTGACGCACATGTTCAGGCGTTTCCAGAGCTTTAGGACGGTCAACCTGTGGCTTGCCATTACGGGGCTTTCTGCGGTGACGCAGTCG
This genomic interval carries:
- a CDS encoding lysylphosphatidylglycerol synthase transmembrane domain-containing protein gives rise to the protein MRMSPKLKSTLVFCLKLLVTLIPAYFVYNNIVKAPDWSIDDLYTLFSWNSVLPFALAILCMFLSNFSACLQWKLLLEKQGVKLSYWRLLKLYYVGLFFNNFMPGNVGGDVKKVYDIRMQGGQDTVGAGLTATFFDRLFGLFFITLFAIAVGLLFFMHDAAQRAFMWPSLWIFFGFCVLFASLFSRRLGLLLNKILCRILPEKIGLRLTHMFRRFQSFRTVNLWLAITGLSAVTQSLRIFVHYFCGMAVGVDLTMSWYFYYIPLVAIVSALPISIGGFGPRELLAQSLFARAGVPGLESVVIQLLAYFVSLLLSLFGALGFLLGGRPAGKTSES